In Streptomyces nojiriensis, one genomic interval encodes:
- a CDS encoding SDR family oxidoreductase — protein sequence MTDAQGPSAPGTRCLVTGATGYIGGRLVPELITAGHRVRCLARTPEKLRDHPWAGQAEIVRGDVTDAASLAPALRDVDVAYYLVHALGTGRDFEHTDRLVARTFAEQARAAGVRRIVYLGGLTPSGVPDRDLSPHLRSRAEVGRILLDSGVPTTVLRAAVIIGSGSASFEMLRYLTERLPVMVTPSWVRTRIQPIAVRDVLRYLVGSARMPADVSRAFDIGGPDVLTYLDMMRRYARVDGLPQRLILPVPVLTPRLSSHWVGLVTPVPRAIARPLAESLKYEVVCDEHDIATWVPDPPGAPLDFDTALTYALQKVRDAQVLTRWSSASVPGAPSDPLPTDPDWAGGSLYSDVRERTVEASPQALWRVVEGIGGENGWYSFPLAWAVRGWFDRLVGGVGLRRGRRDAAHLRVGDSLDFWRVEEIERGRLLRLRAEMRLPGLAWLEMYAEDDGDGRARYRQRALFHPRGLAGHLYWWTVSPFHAVVFGGMARNIARTAEAGDDRGPAAAPGSAASPANAASAAAARAE from the coding sequence ATGACGGACGCACAAGGACCCTCGGCCCCGGGCACACGGTGCCTGGTCACCGGAGCCACCGGCTACATCGGCGGCCGGCTCGTCCCCGAGCTCATCACCGCGGGCCACCGGGTGCGCTGCCTCGCCCGCACCCCGGAGAAACTGCGCGACCATCCCTGGGCCGGGCAGGCGGAGATCGTCCGCGGCGACGTCACCGACGCCGCGTCGCTCGCCCCCGCCCTGCGGGACGTGGACGTCGCCTACTACCTCGTGCACGCCCTCGGCACCGGGCGCGACTTCGAGCACACCGACCGCCTGGTCGCACGGACCTTCGCCGAGCAGGCCCGCGCCGCCGGCGTCCGCCGCATCGTCTACCTGGGCGGACTCACCCCGAGCGGGGTTCCCGACCGGGACCTCTCGCCCCATCTGCGCTCCCGCGCCGAGGTCGGGCGCATCCTCCTCGACTCCGGCGTCCCCACCACGGTGCTCCGCGCCGCCGTCATCATCGGCTCCGGTTCGGCCTCCTTCGAGATGCTCCGCTACCTGACCGAGCGGCTGCCCGTGATGGTCACCCCCAGCTGGGTGCGCACCCGTATCCAGCCCATCGCCGTCCGCGACGTCCTGCGCTACCTGGTCGGCAGCGCCCGCATGCCCGCCGACGTCAGCCGCGCCTTCGACATCGGCGGCCCCGACGTCCTCACCTACCTCGACATGATGCGCCGCTACGCCCGCGTCGACGGGCTGCCCCAGCGGCTCATCCTGCCCGTACCGGTCCTCACCCCGCGGCTCTCCAGCCACTGGGTCGGCCTGGTCACCCCGGTGCCCCGCGCCATCGCCCGCCCCCTCGCGGAGTCCCTCAAGTACGAGGTCGTCTGCGACGAGCACGACATCGCCACCTGGGTGCCCGACCCGCCCGGCGCCCCCCTCGACTTCGACACGGCCCTCACCTACGCCCTCCAGAAGGTCCGCGACGCCCAGGTCCTCACCCGCTGGTCCTCCGCCTCCGTGCCCGGCGCGCCGAGCGACCCGCTGCCCACCGACCCCGACTGGGCCGGCGGCAGCCTCTACTCCGATGTCCGCGAACGCACCGTCGAAGCCTCGCCGCAGGCCCTGTGGCGGGTCGTGGAGGGGATCGGCGGGGAGAACGGCTGGTACTCCTTCCCGCTCGCCTGGGCCGTCCGCGGCTGGTTCGACCGGCTCGTCGGGGGCGTCGGACTGCGCCGCGGCCGCCGGGACGCCGCACACCTGCGGGTCGGCGACTCCCTGGACTTCTGGCGGGTCGAGGAGATCGAGCGCGGCCGGCTGCTCAGGCTCCGCGCCGAGATGCGGCTGCCCGGCCTCGCCTGGCTGGAGATGTACGCCGAGGACGACGGGGACGGCCGCGCCCGGTACCGGCAGCGGGCGCTCTTCCACCCGCGCGGCCTGGCCGGCCACCTGTACTGGTGGACCGTCTCGCCGTTCCACGCCGTGGTCTTCGGGGGCATGGCCCGCAACATCGCGCGCACGGCGGAGGCGGGTGACGACCGCGGCCCGGCCGCGGCCCCGGGATCCGCCGCATCCCCCGCGAACGCTGCATCCGCGGCGGCCGCCCGCGCCGAATGA